Below is a genomic region from Candidatus Chlorobium masyuteum.
AGCTGGAACTGCTCCCCCTCCCGTAACGAGATCGCCAGATCTACGGAGTCGGGTTTTACAACCTTTTCGTCAAGTTTTGCATTGAATGCCAGATAGCCGCGATCCAGATAGAGTGAACTGATATCACTGTTATCCTGAGAATAATTCAGCCGTTCCTGAATCATTCTGGCATTGTAGACATCACCCTTTTTGATCCTGAAGTTGTTGTTGAGTATTGCTGTGGTGGCAAAATCCTTGGTGTTTCCACTCCATGTAATGTTGCGGATAGAGTATTTGCGGCCCTCTTCAAGAAAAATGTCAAGAAATACCCCTTTTTTATCAGCGGTGTAGCTGAGCGAATCACGTAGAATTCTTACATCACGATAGCCGTTGTTGCGATAAAACTCTTCGAGAAGGTTCTTGTCATCGCTGAATTTATCCTTGTCAAGCTTTGGTGCGCCGAAGATTTTACGCCACCAGGAGTTCTGGGAAGTCTCCTTGAACACCCCTTTCAGTTTATTCTGGCTGAAAGCTGTGTTGCCATGAAAGGTTATTTTTTCTATAGCTACCTTTGACCCCTCACTTATTGTAAAGTGGGCGGCCACATGATTTTTGCCATTATCCTTCAAAGTAAACTCTGCACCGGCGGTCAGATAGCCCTTTGTGGCATAGAGCTTTTCGATCTTATTTGCCGCAGTCAGCAGATCCTGCTCGCTGATTTTCTGACCCGCTACAAGAGCGGTTTTGGTAAGCAGTTCATCACTTTTGTACTTTCTGTTTCCCTCAAAGGTTACCTTATCAAGAATCCGCAGTTCATGTACCGTAAATTTGAGGGAGATCCTGCCCTGGCCGAGATCGTTTTTTTCAACACTGATATCGCTGAAGCGCTGGAGCTGCCAGAGGTACTGCATTGCTCCGGAGAGTTCCGTTCCGGGTATGGTGATCCGGTCATTGACCTTGACCGGAAGGCTTGCAGTTAACTCCTGTTCACTCAGTGTCTCCAGTCCGACAAAAGATATTTTTGCTACTGTGAACGAATTCTGTTTTGCTTCAATGGCTTTAGCCGGTTCAGTAACCTTTGTGCGTGTTTTTGCCTCAACAGTATTAACAGTAAAATTTAATGCAAGGGCCGTCAGAACTAACGTTATCAGTGGTTGCGTTTTTTTCATGAAGTACGTAGGTATCAATCCTTTTAGTGCTTGGTTGAAGCTATATTTTTTTTCTGAATCTGTTCACTTGTCTGTCCGAATCGGCGTTCCCTGTTCTGATATTCCAGTATGGCGTCATAAAGCTGCGACCGACGAAAGTCGGGCCAGTAGGCATTGGTGAAATATATTTCCGAATAGGCGTTCTGCCAGAGCATAAAGTTGCTTATCCTGAACTCACCGCTGGTTCTGATCAGCAGTTCGGGGTCGGGCATTGATGCCGTAGAGAGGTAGGATGAGAGGAGCTGCTCGTCAATAGCATCCGGATCAATATTTCCTGCCTGTATTTCAAAAAACATGGAGCGGCAGGCCTGGACTATATCCCATTTCCCGCTGTAGCTGAGCGCTATATTCAGTACAAGTTTGTTATTGTTTTTGGTGAGTTCCATGGTGTTTTGCAACACAGCTCTCACTTTTTCAGGAAGACGCGCTATGTTTCCGATAACATTGAGCCGGATGTTGTTGTCATGCAGTTTTTTGGTCTCGCGGCCAATAACTCTGACAAGAAGCTGCATCAGGGCTGAAATCTCCTTTTCGGGCCGGTTCCAGTTCTCTGTAGAAAACGTGAAAAGGGTAAGGTATTTGATGCCAAGCTGGGAGGCGGCCTCAACTACATCCCTGACAGAATCCACACCGGCAATATGACCCTCAAGTCTTGTTTTCCCCTTTAAACGGGCCCATCGGCCGTTTCCATCCATAATTATGGCAATATGACAGGGGAGCTGGCAGGATGATTTAAGTTCGGCTTGCAGCCGTTTGTCAGAGGTGTCACTGTCAGTTGAAAACCAGTGGGGCTTGAATGATGATGATTGAGACATTGTCTTGATTATAGCCATAACGCTCTTTACTCCTTATAGCTTAAGGGACTATGAGAACCTAAGCTGCTGATGTTTTCAGAAGACGAAAACACCTTAAATTGAGTGAATAATATGCAGTTATTTCTTATTATACAAACTTTAGACAGAACACAGCTCCTGTAGTGAGATCCTCATTTTCATAGTTAAAGTGAGCAGCAATCGACACGGCAAAATCTTATCATAAAATAATTTATAACTGACGTGCAATTAAGTGGTTACGAGGATCTACGTTCAAGACTTCTCTCCCGGGCAATAAGCTGTGAGGAGGTCGTTCGTCTCTATCTGGACCGTATTGATCAGCATCACGCTGACAATATCTATATAACTGTTTTCCACCAGCAGGCACTTGACCGGGCAAAAGCCCTTGACAGGAAACTGGTGGAAGGGGGTAACCCCGGAAAACTGTTCGGCATGCCGATAGCTATAAAGGACAATATAGCTATAAAAGGAGCCGGACTCACCTGTGCATCAAAAATTCTTGAGAATTACGAAAGTGTCTACGATGCAACAGCCGTCCTGCGCCTTGAAGAGGCAGATGCTGTTTTTCTTGGCAAAACCAATATGGATGAGTTTGCCATGGGCAGTTCGAATGAAAATTCGGCATTCGGAAATGTTCCCAATCCTTTTGATAAAACACGGGTGCCCGGCGGCAGTTCGGGAGGATCGGCTGCGGCAGTGGCCAATGGTCTGGCAATGGTGGCTCTTGGTTCCGATACCGGGGGCTCTGTCCGCCAGCCGGCCGGTTTCTGTAATATTGTCGGCTTGAAACCGACTTATGGACGTATTTCCCGTTATGGTCTGGTGGCATTTGCCTCCTCTTTTGATCAGATAGGGGTTCTTGCCATGAACTGTGATGATGCGGCTCTGGTGCTTGAGGTCATGGCCGGAAAGGATGACCATGATGCCACCTCTTCACTGCATGCGGTGCCCGACTATCGCTCTGACATGGCGGCGGTCTCTGTTGAAGGTCTCAGGATCGGTGTTCCTTCGGAGTTCTTTCACGAAAGCCTGAATCCTGATGTTGCCCGCCTTGTAAAGGGCAAGCTTCATGAGCTCCGTGGCAAGGGCGCGGAGCTTGTTGATATAACCCTTCCTGAAAGTGATTATGCAATCGCGGCATACTACATTCTTGTCACGGCGGAGGCTTCATCCAATCTTGCCCGTTTTGACGGAGCACGGTATGGCTATCGTTCAGGCAGTGCGGAAGATCTTGCGGCTATGTATGTGAACTCCAGAACGGAAGCTTTCGGCAGGGAGGTCAAACGCAGGATCATGCTTGGAACCTATGTGCTTTCAGCCGGTTACTATGATACCTACTACAAAAAGGCCCAGCAGGTACGAAGAGTTTTTCAGGACAGGTATCGTGAAGCGCTTGATAAGGTTGATGTCATTGCCGGACCGACCTCTCCATTTCCGCCCTTTGGTATCGGTGACAAAACCGGAGATCCGCTTGAAATGTATCTGGCTGATGTCTTTACTGTTCCGGCCAGTATTGTCGGTATGCCGGCTGTCAGTGTACCTGTCGGATTCGACAGCCTCAACCTTCCTGTCGGTCTGCACCTTATCTGTAACTTTTTCGAGGAGGGGAAACTGCTTGGTATAGCCAGACATATGCAGGCTTCCTGATAATTTCTTAGGGCGTATTTTATAACCATCAATACTAATCAGTGGCTCTATGAGTGTTTTAGTTAACAAGGATACACGCCTGCTTGTGCAGGGAATTACCGGTGGAGAAGGTACCTTTCATACCTCCCAGATTCTCGAATATGGAACCAATGTGGTTGCCGGAGTTACTCCTGGAAAAGGCGGCGTTCTCTATCACGGTAATGAAAAGGACAAGTTTTGCCGACCGGTGCCGGTATTTAACACCGTGCGTGATGCGGTAGAAAAGGCGGAAGCCAATGCGACCGTTATCTTTGTGCCTGCAGCATTTGCTGCCGATGCCATCATGGAGGCTGCTGATGCGGGCCTTAAAGTGATCATCTGCATTACCGAGGGTATTCCGGTCAATGATATGATGAAAGCCTATGCTTTTGTTCAGAAAAAAGGTGCTGTGCTTGTCGGGCCAAACTGTCCCGGTGTGATTACTCCCGGTGAAGCCAAGATCGGTATTATGCCTGGCTTTATCCATAAAAAAGGGACTATCGGAGTTGTTTCCCGCAGCGGCACCCTGACCTATGAAGCGGTGCATCAGCTCAGCCAGGTTGGTCTCGGTCAGTCCACCTGTATCGGTATCGGTGGTGATCCGATTATCGGCACCCGGTTTATTGACGCCATTAAACTTTTTGCCAATGATGCGGAGACAGAAGGTCTTGTCATGATCGGTGAAATTGGCGGAAGTGCCGAGGAGGAGGCTGCAGAGTATATCAGCAAACATTTCAAAAAGCCGGTTGTAGGATTTATTGCCGGTCGTACTGCGCCTCCCGGCCGCAGGATGGGGCATGCCGGAGCAATTGTTTCAGGTGGAAAAGGAACGGCTGAAGACAAGATAAAAGCGATGGAAGCCGCAGGCATTCATGTTGTTGACAGCCCGGCAGATCTCGGTGAAGCCATGCTCAAGGCTCTTGGTCGCTAAGAGAATCAAAGTGGACTGAGTGGACGAAGAAAGTATGGACAAAAGTGGACGCCGGTGGACAAGATAATAACTTGATTACCGGCGTCTTTTTTGTTTGCGGACAAAAGATCCTTGTTAAAAACTTCTTCTTTCTTCTATACGTCCCATTTGTCCTGCTCTTCAATACTCTTCCCCTAATATCCCCTCACAGCCCCAGTGTAATCAGGTCGTGAATGTGCACAAGCCCGACCGGCCGATGTTCACTGTCACACACCATAAGCTGAGTTATCCTGTAGGTTTCAAGGATATCAAGGCACTCCTTGGCAAGGGTTGTCGTTGTAACGGTTTTCGGATTCGGTGTCATGACCGAACCGGCGGTGCGGCTGAGAAACTCTGTGCCATTCTGAACCAGGCGACGAAGGTCACCGTCGGTAAATATGCCGGTGAGTCGCCCCTCTTCATTAACAACCGCGCTTACACCATACCGTTTTGAGGTCATTTCAAGGATAAGTTCGGTCACAGAAGCCTCTTCATGTACAACGGGGACAGCACTCTCTTTGGCCATGACGCTTGAAACCTTTACGGTCAGACGGCGTCCGAGTGATCCTTTGGGATGGGTCAGTGCAAAATCCCGCTGGGTGAAATTTTTCCGTTGCATGAGGGCAATGGCCAGCGCGTCTCCCATGGCAAGCATGGCTGTGGTTGACGTGGTCGGAGCAAGATCGTATGGGCAGGCCTCCTTTTCGATACCCGTGTCGAGCATGATATCGGCATTCTGTGCAAGAAATGAACGCGGGTTACCGGTCATGGCAATGATTGATACCCCTATCTCTTTCAGAGCGGGCACGATAAAGTTCAGCTCATCGGTAGTGCCGCTTTTTGAAAGGCAGATGACAGCGTCACCACGACTGACAATCCCCAGGTCACCGTGAGCTGCATCTGCCGGGTGAAGAAAAAGAGCGGTCGATCCGGTGGATGCCATGGTTGCAGCAATTTTCTGGCCGATTATGCCGGATTTGCCCATACCGGAGATGATGATTTTTCCGCTGCACGATGCAAGCAGCTCAACAGCACCTGAAAATCGGCTGTCAAGGCGCTCTGCTATCATCTGAATTGCCCGTGCTTCCTGAATGAGTATTGATTTGCCGGTTTCTGTTATATGCAGGTTCGCTAAAGTTTCGCTCATAGTTGCCAGAAAAATTGTAGCTTCAAATGACGAAAAGATGATCGGTTTCTGTTTTTATAAACTGTAATATCGGCTAAATTGAACAATTATGAGTTGCTTTGCTAATCATAAAGCTTTTTGTGTATGAGTTGGGTTGTTCTGATGTTTTTATCCTGGATATTATTTGCCGTCTTTGCTTTTCTCTTTACCAGGTTTGTCGGGTATATGAAAAGGGAGCAGAATCTGCATATAGAGTCACTGCGCGATACGCTGATTGACAAGGATAATCCGGTCGGTCTCTACGGGGATGAACTTGAAAAACTCAAACAGCATCAGCAGGAGGCTCAGCGCCACCTCAGGGATGTGATTTCAAAAATACCAGTCATTCAAAAAGATGGCAGGTTTCAGATTGACGAGGAGGCACTCCGGTTGCGCAAGGCGGCCAGTAATGGCAATGGTGCGTCCGACACAACTCATGATACGGTTTAAGGTGTTCTGATCTGTTTACTGCATGTTTTCAAAGCTGAAACTTCTTTTCAAGGACACGGTTATCTACGGTGTGAGTTCCATTCTCGCCCGCAGTCTCAATTATCTTCTGGTTCCCCTTTACGC
It encodes:
- the gatA gene encoding Asp-tRNA(Asn)/Glu-tRNA(Gln) amidotransferase subunit GatA codes for the protein MQLSGYEDLRSRLLSRAISCEEVVRLYLDRIDQHHADNIYITVFHQQALDRAKALDRKLVEGGNPGKLFGMPIAIKDNIAIKGAGLTCASKILENYESVYDATAVLRLEEADAVFLGKTNMDEFAMGSSNENSAFGNVPNPFDKTRVPGGSSGGSAAAVANGLAMVALGSDTGGSVRQPAGFCNIVGLKPTYGRISRYGLVAFASSFDQIGVLAMNCDDAALVLEVMAGKDDHDATSSLHAVPDYRSDMAAVSVEGLRIGVPSEFFHESLNPDVARLVKGKLHELRGKGAELVDITLPESDYAIAAYYILVTAEASSNLARFDGARYGYRSGSAEDLAAMYVNSRTEAFGREVKRRIMLGTYVLSAGYYDTYYKKAQQVRRVFQDRYREALDKVDVIAGPTSPFPPFGIGDKTGDPLEMYLADVFTVPASIVGMPAVSVPVGFDSLNLPVGLHLICNFFEEGKLLGIARHMQAS
- a CDS encoding isoprenyl transferase, which encodes MAIIKTMSQSSSFKPHWFSTDSDTSDKRLQAELKSSCQLPCHIAIIMDGNGRWARLKGKTRLEGHIAGVDSVRDVVEAASQLGIKYLTLFTFSTENWNRPEKEISALMQLLVRVIGRETKKLHDNNIRLNVIGNIARLPEKVRAVLQNTMELTKNNNKLVLNIALSYSGKWDIVQACRSMFFEIQAGNIDPDAIDEQLLSSYLSTASMPDPELLIRTSGEFRISNFMLWQNAYSEIYFTNAYWPDFRRSQLYDAILEYQNRERRFGQTSEQIQKKNIASTKH
- the sucD gene encoding succinate--CoA ligase subunit alpha → MSVLVNKDTRLLVQGITGGEGTFHTSQILEYGTNVVAGVTPGKGGVLYHGNEKDKFCRPVPVFNTVRDAVEKAEANATVIFVPAAFAADAIMEAADAGLKVIICITEGIPVNDMMKAYAFVQKKGAVLVGPNCPGVITPGEAKIGIMPGFIHKKGTIGVVSRSGTLTYEAVHQLSQVGLGQSTCIGIGGDPIIGTRFIDAIKLFANDAETEGLVMIGEIGGSAEEEAAEYISKHFKKPVVGFIAGRTAPPGRRMGHAGAIVSGGKGTAEDKIKAMEAAGIHVVDSPADLGEAMLKALGR
- a CDS encoding KpsF/GutQ family sugar-phosphate isomerase; translation: MSETLANLHITETGKSILIQEARAIQMIAERLDSRFSGAVELLASCSGKIIISGMGKSGIIGQKIAATMASTGSTALFLHPADAAHGDLGIVSRGDAVICLSKSGTTDELNFIVPALKEIGVSIIAMTGNPRSFLAQNADIMLDTGIEKEACPYDLAPTTSTTAMLAMGDALAIALMQRKNFTQRDFALTHPKGSLGRRLTVKVSSVMAKESAVPVVHEEASVTELILEMTSKRYGVSAVVNEEGRLTGIFTDGDLRRLVQNGTEFLSRTAGSVMTPNPKTVTTTTLAKECLDILETYRITQLMVCDSEHRPVGLVHIHDLITLGL